The genomic region AGCCATATCGGTTGCGCAGTCTGCCGATAACCAAGTGACCATGGCAAATGGTGATAATGCCGCCTTATCTATTGTTGATAGTACGTTGTTCATCAATGGTGCAACGGTGAGTAGTGCAGATGTCCTCGCTGACAATGGTGTGATTCATGTCATCGACAATGTCATCTTGCCAATTGATGCTGAAGCGGCAACGGGCACGATTGCTGATATCGCTGTAGGTGATGCTGATTTTTCGACATTAGTAAGCGCATTAACCGCGGCTGGGCTTGTTGATACATTAGCCGACGAGACCGCGACATATACGGTGTTTGCGCCAACTAATGCAGCATTTGATAAAATTCCAACTGCCGATTTAGATGCCTTATTAGCTGATAACGATGCATTAACTGCGGTATTGTTGCAACATGTAGTGGGTGATGTTGCGCTATCATCTATTGATGCCTATGGTGCTAACGGAAAAGCGGTTGACACCGCCGGTGGTGGCGCTGTCAATGTCAGTATTGATGCCGAAACGGGGATGCTAATGATTAATGGTGCTAAGGTAACCGTGACCGATATTCAGGCTACCAATGGTGTGGTTCATGTGATTGACACGGTTATCCTAGATTAACTAGAGCGTGTTGATCTTTCAGGATTAAATTTTGTTCGAATTAAATGCATTTTTATCGCGGCACTTGTGATACGCATAGTTATTCTACGCACAGAGCAAGTAACAATGAAAAAATGCATTTAAACGAATCCAAAGGACAGCTTTTATGACGTCTTTCTACTATGTTATCAATTACTTATGTGGAGTAACCACACATAAGTAAGCTCTGCCTTGTATAAAAACATCATAAATTGCTGCAAAAACAACCTCAAAAGATCAACACGCCCTAATACATTAGTAAGTCAGAGTCACTAACTCTGCAGTAAGTGCTTTACTGTGTATCTCTTTAAAGGTGCCTGGGCTAACACGCTTTAAACCCAGGCACTTTTTGTGATTTTAAGAGGTCGGCACTTATTTTTTATATAGCTTACTGATTTTAGCTTTCTCGAATTCCTGTTTTATTCAACGCTTAAATTTTATTGCTCGCTTTTTTTGCAAATTGATATTTGCTAATTGCTGGTGATTTCCCCCTCTGTTTTAGTGATCAGTTACATCATCTAATACGTATTAGCCATAAAGATTCTATGGATTATTTGAAAAGGTTTTATGAAGATTCCGGTGTTTCCCTTACCCATTTATTTGTTACCTGGCGGTATAACGCGACTGCGTATTTTTGAACAGCGTTATTTGAATATGGTGAAAAATGCGCATAAAACCAACGGCTTTGTGATCAGCTTGCATCGCCCTGAGATGCCACAACAAGTCGGAGATTGGGGGAGCTGGGTTGATATTATCGATTTTCAAATGGGCGAGGATAACTTATTGATTATCGATGTTAAGTGCCGCACTTTGGTTAGGTTGTCAGAGCTAGAGCGAACGGAGGAAAACTTACTGTTAGCAAGTTTCCGTGAAATGCCACATTGGCAACCGATTAAACAGTCCGAGAATACCCGAGAATTTAGTCGTAAATTGAAAAGTGTTTTCACGGCTAATGAGCAATTGGCAAAGCTTTATCAAGGTGAATTTAACAATGACCCTAATTGGGTTTGTGCGCGTTGGTTGGAGCTATTTCCAATTAGTTTTGACGACAAGGATCATTTTGCGAAAGCGGGTAGTGAACAAGATGCTGTTGATTTTCTAACCGCGATTATTGTTGAGCAGCGTCAATCTGACAGCTTACTCGGCTAGTTGTTAGTCAACACGTTGTCTTTGTTAATAAATTTTTTGATAAAAATAACCAACAAAGTGATCTTTTGGTCTTACTGTTGCGTAATTTGCTCAACGATGAGGATATTTCGAGGTTTCAATGGCTTTAACTATGACATCAGGTGAGCTAACATCTGCTACATCGAAGCAAATGCAAAGGTATGCAAATAAAACGATGTCTTCAGAGATAGATCACAAGCAACTCGTTGAATGGTTACTCGCGGTGGCAAACGACCGCAGTAAAGTAGCCTTTACTCACTTGTTCAAGTTTTTTGCGCCGAAAATCCAGCGTATTGCTGCGAGTAAATTCACTAATGAAGCGATGGCTTCAGAAGTTGTCCAAGAAACAATGACCAATGTGTGGCGCAAAGCGCATCTGTATAGTGCCGACAAAGGGGCGCCGACAACCTGGGTTTACACCGTGATGCGTAATGTGACATTCGATATGCTTCGCAAGTTGAAAGCCAAGAAGGAAGACAATGTCAGTGATGACATTTGGCCGATCATCGATGGCGCGCAAGCTGAGGACATGGAGTTCGATGATCATCTGCAAAACAAAAAGTTACTTGAATACTTAGATACATTGCCGGAAAACCAGAAGCAGGTAATTAAGGGCTTTTATTTTATGGAGATGTCGCAAGAGCAACTTGCAGAACATCTTGATTTGCCATTGGGTACCGTCAAGTCGCGCTTACGTTTGGCATTAAATAAGTTAAGACAGCAAATTGGAGAGCAGGAATGATTAAACATCACCCAAATAAAGAATTATTGCAAGCGTTTGCATGCGGTGATCTACCAGCGTCTATGTCTGCTGCTATCGCTATGCACAACGAAATGTGCCCAAATTGCCAAGGTGCGGTGACGTCGATCACCGAGCAACACGCGGAATGCAGTTTCGAACTGACCGACAGCAATGTAATTGCAGACGGATTTGCCAACAGTGACCATGCCAGCATGTTGGGTTTCGATATGGACGCGATGATTGATTCGATAACCACAGACTCGCGAGTAGACTCCATTGCCATTCG from Thalassotalea sp. Sam97 harbors:
- a CDS encoding LON peptidase substrate-binding domain-containing protein; this encodes MKIPVFPLPIYLLPGGITRLRIFEQRYLNMVKNAHKTNGFVISLHRPEMPQQVGDWGSWVDIIDFQMGEDNLLIIDVKCRTLVRLSELERTEENLLLASFREMPHWQPIKQSENTREFSRKLKSVFTANEQLAKLYQGEFNNDPNWVCARWLELFPISFDDKDHFAKAGSEQDAVDFLTAIIVEQRQSDSLLG
- a CDS encoding sigma-70 family RNA polymerase sigma factor; this encodes MTSGELTSATSKQMQRYANKTMSSEIDHKQLVEWLLAVANDRSKVAFTHLFKFFAPKIQRIAASKFTNEAMASEVVQETMTNVWRKAHLYSADKGAPTTWVYTVMRNVTFDMLRKLKAKKEDNVSDDIWPIIDGAQAEDMEFDDHLQNKKLLEYLDTLPENQKQVIKGFYFMEMSQEQLAEHLDLPLGTVKSRLRLALNKLRQQIGEQE